The Saprospiraceae bacterium genome includes a window with the following:
- a CDS encoding 16S rRNA (uracil(1498)-N(3))-methyltransferase codes for MALFYSADITSDLITLKGDDHIHSVKSLRSKKGDHLNVTDGKGQLFSVIIEEISKNETKCKILEKSFQSPLDPKTAIAISPTKNAARIEWFLEKAVEIGISEIIIFISKRTEKKHFNADRANKIMISAMKQSGNIHLPALHIFSKIIDYVRHSSDYNQKFIAHCENPDQHLLKIMQPEKSAITWIGPEGDFTPDEIKQAEENGYVSVSLGKSRLRTETAGIVALSWMNSMK; via the coding sequence ATGGCTTTATTTTATAGTGCGGATATTACATCAGACTTAATTACTTTAAAAGGGGATGATCATATCCACAGTGTCAAATCACTCAGAAGTAAAAAAGGGGATCATTTGAATGTTACTGACGGGAAAGGTCAGCTATTTTCGGTCATCATTGAAGAAATTTCTAAAAACGAAACTAAATGTAAAATTTTAGAAAAATCGTTCCAATCTCCACTGGACCCTAAAACGGCAATAGCCATTTCACCTACTAAAAATGCAGCACGGATTGAGTGGTTTTTAGAAAAGGCCGTGGAAATAGGTATTTCTGAAATCATTATTTTTATATCCAAAAGAACAGAAAAAAAACATTTTAATGCAGACAGGGCTAACAAAATTATGATTTCGGCTATGAAGCAATCCGGAAATATACACCTTCCCGCATTGCACATTTTCAGTAAAATAATTGATTATGTCAGACATAGTTCAGATTACAATCAGAAATTTATAGCCCACTGCGAAAATCCGGACCAGCATTTGTTAAAAATAATGCAACCTGAAAAATCTGCTATAACATGGATCGGGCCTGAAGGAGACTTTACGCCTGATGAGATAAAACAAGCTGAAGAGAATGGCTATGTCTCCGTGTCGTTGGGCAAATCAAGATTACGGACCGAGACTGCCGGTATTGTGGCTCTTTCGTGGATGAACAGTATGAAATGA
- the rseP gene encoding RIP metalloprotease RseP, which yields MDILSLALQLILSLSILVVLHEAGHFFPAIWFKTRVEKFYLFFDPWFSLFKIKRGDTEYGIGWIPFGGYVKISGMIDESMDKEQMKQPPQPWEFRSKKAWQRLIIMVGGVTVNFILGFLIFGFILFYWGETYTKNADVTYGIAVDSMGMKLGLQDGDKIISVGGVKMEKFNPGFVVKEIILHDAKEISVEREGSIINLPVDPSITGELTKYENKNKKLFYTRVPLGVDEVTKGGNADKAGMQDKDKIISVNGNPVNYFHELTRNLQALKSQTATFLVVRNEQDTLSLQIPVTESGTVGFKPTPPDKFFTISREKYSFLQAMPKGVTMGVNFLTDQIKAFGQIFSGKIKAKDSLGSIFSMASMFDTGWDWEVFWRMTGMLSILLAFFNLLPIPALDGGYVIFLLWEMITGKAPSDRFMEIVNIIGFILLMTLMVFALGLDISRWF from the coding sequence ATGGATATATTGAGTCTCGCACTTCAGCTTATACTAAGTCTTTCAATTCTGGTTGTTTTGCATGAAGCAGGGCATTTTTTTCCTGCCATCTGGTTTAAAACGAGAGTTGAGAAATTTTATTTGTTTTTTGATCCCTGGTTTTCACTTTTTAAAATCAAAAGAGGAGACACTGAATACGGCATCGGATGGATACCCTTTGGAGGTTATGTCAAGATATCAGGCATGATTGACGAAAGTATGGATAAAGAACAGATGAAACAACCACCACAACCCTGGGAATTCAGATCCAAAAAAGCATGGCAAAGGTTAATCATAATGGTAGGTGGTGTCACTGTAAATTTTATTCTTGGTTTTCTGATATTTGGTTTTATACTATTTTATTGGGGAGAGACCTATACTAAAAATGCGGACGTTACTTACGGGATCGCAGTAGATTCAATGGGTATGAAGCTTGGCTTACAGGATGGGGATAAAATAATATCTGTCGGTGGAGTTAAAATGGAAAAATTTAATCCGGGCTTTGTTGTAAAGGAAATAATACTTCACGATGCTAAAGAAATATCCGTTGAAAGAGAGGGAAGCATCATCAATTTACCGGTAGATCCTTCTATCACCGGAGAATTGACAAAGTATGAAAATAAAAATAAAAAGCTATTTTATACCAGAGTTCCACTTGGAGTAGATGAAGTCACCAAAGGGGGAAATGCAGATAAAGCCGGTATGCAGGACAAAGATAAAATTATATCTGTCAATGGCAATCCGGTTAATTATTTCCACGAACTAACCCGTAATCTTCAGGCACTTAAGAGTCAAACTGCTACGTTTTTAGTTGTCCGAAATGAACAGGATACCTTATCTTTGCAGATACCTGTCACTGAATCCGGAACTGTAGGATTCAAACCGACACCTCCGGACAAATTTTTCACCATTTCAAGGGAGAAGTATAGCTTTTTGCAGGCGATGCCTAAGGGAGTAACAATGGGTGTGAACTTTTTGACAGACCAGATTAAAGCATTTGGTCAGATATTTTCAGGAAAAATAAAAGCAAAAGATTCATTGGGCAGTATTTTTTCGATGGCCAGTATGTTTGATACAGGTTGGGATTGGGAAGTTTTCTGGCGTATGACAGGTATGTTGTCTATTTTGCTCGCATTTTTTAATCTTCTGCCCATCCCTGCTTTGGATGGTGGTTATGTTATTTTTCTGCTTTGGGAGATGATAACGGGTAAAGCACCTTCTGATAGGTTTATGGAAATTGTCAATATTATAGGTTTTATTTTATTGATGACATTGATGGTTTTTGCTTTGGGTCTGGACATATCCAGATGGTTTTAA
- a CDS encoding Fe-S protein assembly co-chaperone HscB, translating to MNYFEFFGMTPAFFVDEDQLKKSFYAKSREFHPDFYTLESTEKQEEILKLSGYNNEAYKILSDFHERMKYVLELNNEGNDFEKESLPQDFLMDMMDINEEIVELQAEEDKTGLADIMSRITESEQSMYNKVKPLLETFDYKHIESGVMDKIRDYYLKRKYLLRIKDNLSNFALPEKD from the coding sequence ATGAATTATTTTGAATTTTTTGGCATGACACCTGCGTTCTTCGTTGATGAAGATCAACTAAAGAAGTCTTTTTATGCCAAAAGCAGAGAGTTCCATCCTGATTTTTATACATTGGAGTCCACTGAAAAGCAGGAAGAAATATTGAAGTTGTCCGGATACAATAATGAAGCTTATAAAATATTGTCCGATTTTCACGAGAGGATGAAATATGTGCTGGAATTGAATAATGAGGGAAATGATTTTGAAAAAGAAAGTTTACCTCAGGATTTTCTGATGGATATGATGGACATCAATGAAGAGATCGTTGAACTTCAGGCGGAAGAAGATAAAACAGGTCTTGCTGACATAATGTCCCGGATAACAGAATCGGAACAATCCATGTATAATAAGGTCAAACCCTTGTTGGAAACATTTGATTATAAGCATATTGAGTCAGGGGTAATGGATAAAATCAGAGATTATTATTTAAAACGAAAATATCTTTTGCGCATTAAAGATAATTTATCTAACTTTGCGCTCCCTGAGAAAGATTAG
- a CDS encoding TerC family protein codes for MLIWILFIAMILGFLALDLGVFNKNPHIISNKETAMWTGIWVTVGLSFSFVVYYLYNNSMLPNSQNLTPGTAMVKYITGYLVELSLSVDNIFVIAVIFTSFRVPQKYQHRVLFWGIMGALVFRALMIFFGVLLIEKFTWTAYVFGGFLIYTALKMLFSKDDHQSEAEYNPKKTMVFRIVKKIMPVSTMMDGEKFIVRKKHLLVATPLLLVLIIIELTDILFALDSIPAILAITTDPFIVFTSNIFAILGLRSMYFFLSNMLGRFNHLKYSLVAILTFVGIKLILKDHYHFPEWVSLGFIGVSLLTGITSSLLQKKDVGQAG; via the coding sequence ATGTTAATCTGGATACTGTTCATTGCGATGATTCTGGGATTTTTGGCATTGGATTTAGGTGTTTTTAACAAAAATCCGCATATTATCAGTAACAAGGAGACAGCGATGTGGACAGGAATCTGGGTCACTGTCGGCTTGAGTTTCTCATTTGTTGTGTATTATCTGTACAACAATAGCATGTTGCCCAATTCCCAAAACCTGACTCCGGGAACGGCGATGGTAAAGTATATCACAGGGTATCTGGTAGAGTTGTCGTTGAGTGTGGACAATATATTTGTAATAGCAGTCATTTTTACATCTTTCAGAGTTCCGCAAAAATATCAGCACCGGGTGCTTTTTTGGGGGATAATGGGAGCATTGGTTTTCAGGGCATTAATGATATTTTTTGGAGTTTTACTGATAGAAAAGTTTACCTGGACAGCTTATGTTTTTGGCGGATTTTTGATTTACACAGCATTAAAGATGTTGTTTTCTAAAGATGACCATCAAAGTGAAGCGGAATACAATCCTAAGAAAACGATGGTTTTCAGAATTGTAAAAAAAATCATGCCGGTATCCACGATGATGGATGGAGAGAAGTTTATTGTAAGGAAAAAGCATCTGTTGGTTGCCACTCCATTACTTTTGGTTCTGATCATTATTGAGCTGACAGATATCCTTTTTGCTTTGGATAGCATTCCGGCTATTCTGGCTATTACGACCGATCCATTTATTGTATTTACTTCTAATATTTTTGCTATTCTGGGGCTCAGATCAATGTACTTTTTTCTCTCCAATATGTTGGGAAGGTTCAATCATCTGAAGTACAGTCTGGTTGCAATATTGACATTTGTCGGTATAAAACTCATTTTAAAAGATCATTATCATTTTCCTGAGTGGGTTTCGTTAGGTTTTATCGGAGTGAGTCTTTTGACAGGAATAACTTCATCTTTGCTTCAAAAGAAAGATGTAGGCCAGGCGGGATAA
- a CDS encoding outer membrane beta-barrel protein: MTGLAVGVGNSGFNLETDGEDQIKNLYYPVGGIQIQKRIHKNWAINVFPNVGLSGNIRKLAQPFNGITEIKTTSAFVNIAIHPKYYFNKLFYLSAGPEYSYLLWNYGTTYNNEVQLTRIKETQYFNRSNLFLSSAVGLSLKAGESRKNAPVQIDVLWYLEFRFKKGITNLLKADLAGNEVYSNITAIELVTGISFSSKQ; this comes from the coding sequence ATGACTGGTTTAGCTGTCGGTGTGGGAAATTCCGGTTTTAACCTTGAAACTGATGGTGAAGATCAAATAAAAAACTTATATTATCCTGTCGGTGGAATACAGATTCAGAAAAGAATCCATAAAAACTGGGCAATTAATGTATTTCCTAATGTAGGTTTGTCCGGAAACATCAGAAAATTAGCACAACCTTTTAATGGAATTACAGAGATAAAAACTACTTCCGCATTTGTTAATATTGCAATTCACCCCAAATACTATTTCAATAAGTTGTTTTACTTGTCAGCAGGACCGGAATATTCATATTTATTGTGGAATTATGGCACTACCTACAACAATGAAGTCCAATTAACCAGAATTAAAGAAACCCAATACTTTAACAGGTCAAATTTATTTCTTTCATCTGCTGTGGGTTTATCTTTAAAGGCAGGAGAATCCAGAAAAAATGCACCTGTGCAGATAGATGTGCTTTGGTATCTGGAATTCAGATTCAAAAAAGGAATAACCAACTTATTGAAGGCAGATTTAGCAGGTAATGAGGTGTATTCAAATATTACAGCGATCGAATTAGTGACCGGTATTTCTTTTTCTTCAAAGCAATAA
- the gltB gene encoding glutamate synthase large subunit, with translation MSASEYDQSLYLPEYEKDACGIGLIAQLKSEKSPQIVCDALTMLENMEHRGACGCEENTGDGAGILTQIPHNLFRKYALAQGHHLPDAGEYAVGFLFLPKDTDLNEEILNILNQILEQNYFKLLFIRDVPVDNSMIGASALATEPKMVQFFVQPLKHGVIRKDMERRLYVLRNHIVRNVVRSFPFLKEVFYFASFSSLTIIYKGQLTALQVRQYFPDLSDDDYTSAIALVHSRFSTNTVPKWKLAQPFRCIAHNGEINTVKGNVNWWTAREKDLVSDIFSEEDLKKLLPVCSPTLSDSGNFDAVLEFLFRSGYSMPHALMMMIPEAFQNDENMAAYKKDFYKYYEPLMEPWDGPASICFSDGVLVGATVDRNGLRPSKYCLTNDDRLILASESGVLALPQENIIYKANLSPGKILIADLDQGKIVGDEELKAIICQRYPYGKWNDTYQTPIDKIQEVSIDEACHLDLLTQQIAHGHTKEDRDIILASMMASGYEPVSSMGSDIPLAVLSHQSQHISNYFKQEFAQVTNPPIDPLREKFYMTLDCYLGGEGDILTIKPENAKKIFLTSPILDKSKYLKVLNSSSIGYMVGFIQAICNADDEGHLKKSIFALCEEAASQVKTGTDILVINNTDITESKAAIPSMMIVGAIHHHLITNGLRRRVSLVVNGGDIIEAHHVACLLSFGADAVYPSLTIKTIQNIAVEKAQEPKTAIKNYLKAIDSGLLKIMSKLGISTVNSYKAAQTFEALGIHKEVMDICFKGAVSRIGGMTFDMLAKEQLHKHFMAFSLGKDSLTESGKYQWKQRGEYHLFNPTSVHLLQHATKTNNYATFKKYTAEVNDQSTRACTLRSLFEFKAGNSIPIDEVEPIENIMRRFATGAMSFGSISEEAHTTLAIAMNRIGGKSNSGEGGEDARRYKKLANGDSTRSVIKQVASGRFGVTIEYLNNADEIQIKMAQGAKPGEGGQLPGHKVDANIARIRHSTEGVGLISPPPHHDIYSIEDLAQLIFDLKNANSKARISVKLVAKAGVGIIASGVAKAHADHILISGFDGGTGASPLSSIMHAGIPWELGLAETHQTLVKNKLRDRVTLQTDGQIRTAKDMAVATMLGAEEWGIATAALVVSGCILMRKCHLNTCPVGIATQDETLRAKYDGKVEYLVNYFTFLAMEMREIMANLGFCSVDEMVGRSDMLTYDVSDKYWKYRQLDLSPILFRPEADDAHKPYKSFPQDHGIDQVLDRKLIQYSELAIEDKVKISSVFQITSTDRSVGTMLSGNIAQKYGADGLPNGSLDYRFKGSAGQSFGAFGIKGLHFILEGEANDYFGKGLSGATLIITPDRAFSGEPSENIIVGNVALFGATSGQVFIKGRAGQRFAVRNSGASAVVEGVGDNACEYMTGGTVIILGSVCRNFAAGMSGGIAYVYDQKVELNQVLNREMVILDAMSETDYSVVKELLRDHFRYTGSMAALEILNDWEASKKRFSKVMPIEYKAILERKSVVKVYNKVN, from the coding sequence ATGTCTGCTTCTGAATATGACCAGAGTCTTTACCTACCCGAATACGAAAAAGATGCTTGCGGCATAGGACTCATTGCTCAGCTCAAGTCTGAAAAATCGCCACAGATCGTATGTGATGCCCTCACCATGCTCGAAAATATGGAGCATCGTGGAGCTTGTGGTTGTGAAGAAAATACAGGTGATGGAGCAGGAATTCTCACACAGATTCCCCATAATTTATTTAGAAAATATGCACTTGCTCAAGGACATCACCTACCAGATGCAGGTGAGTATGCCGTCGGTTTTTTGTTTTTACCGAAAGATACCGATCTCAATGAAGAGATTCTGAATATTCTGAATCAGATATTGGAGCAAAATTATTTTAAGTTGCTTTTTATCAGAGATGTTCCTGTGGATAATAGCATGATAGGCGCAAGTGCACTGGCTACAGAACCCAAGATGGTACAGTTTTTTGTCCAGCCTTTAAAACATGGGGTGATCAGAAAAGACATGGAGCGCAGATTATATGTACTTCGCAATCATATCGTTCGCAATGTAGTACGATCATTTCCATTCCTGAAAGAAGTGTTTTATTTTGCATCGTTTTCTAGCCTGACGATCATCTATAAAGGTCAACTCACAGCATTGCAAGTGCGACAATATTTTCCAGATTTAAGTGACGATGATTATACGTCCGCCATCGCATTGGTTCACTCCAGATTTTCTACTAATACCGTACCCAAATGGAAGCTCGCACAACCATTCAGATGTATCGCCCACAATGGGGAAATCAATACCGTAAAAGGCAATGTCAACTGGTGGACAGCCAGAGAAAAGGATTTGGTTTCTGACATTTTTAGTGAAGAAGACCTGAAAAAATTGTTGCCGGTATGTAGTCCTACACTTTCGGATAGTGGCAATTTTGATGCCGTATTGGAGTTTTTATTTAGGAGTGGATACAGTATGCCACACGCATTGATGATGATGATACCCGAAGCTTTTCAGAATGATGAAAATATGGCGGCGTACAAAAAAGACTTTTACAAATATTACGAACCACTCATGGAGCCTTGGGATGGACCTGCTTCCATTTGTTTTTCGGATGGTGTGTTGGTAGGTGCTACGGTCGATAGAAATGGATTGCGACCGTCCAAATATTGTCTGACCAATGATGACAGATTGATCTTGGCTTCGGAGTCTGGAGTATTGGCATTACCACAAGAAAATATCATTTACAAAGCCAATCTCAGTCCAGGCAAAATATTGATTGCAGATCTCGATCAAGGTAAAATCGTAGGAGATGAAGAATTGAAAGCCATTATTTGTCAGCGATACCCTTACGGAAAATGGAATGACACCTACCAAACTCCGATAGACAAAATACAGGAAGTAAGCATTGATGAGGCTTGTCATCTAGACCTACTCACCCAACAAATAGCTCATGGTCATACTAAGGAAGATCGTGATATTATATTGGCTTCGATGATGGCATCAGGATACGAACCTGTGAGTTCTATGGGATCGGACATTCCATTGGCAGTTTTGTCCCATCAATCACAACACATCAGCAACTATTTCAAACAAGAATTTGCCCAAGTCACCAATCCACCTATCGACCCTCTGCGAGAAAAATTTTACATGACATTGGACTGTTACCTTGGCGGTGAAGGCGACATTCTGACCATCAAACCGGAAAATGCCAAAAAGATATTTCTGACTTCACCTATCTTGGATAAATCTAAGTATCTAAAAGTATTGAATAGTTCAAGTATTGGCTATATGGTCGGTTTTATTCAAGCAATTTGTAATGCAGATGATGAAGGTCATTTGAAAAAAAGTATTTTCGCACTTTGTGAAGAAGCTGCAAGCCAAGTCAAGACAGGCACAGATATTTTGGTGATTAATAATACCGATATTACCGAAAGCAAAGCAGCCATTCCATCTATGATGATCGTTGGTGCTATTCACCATCACTTGATAACCAATGGATTGCGTAGAAGAGTTTCTCTGGTGGTCAATGGCGGCGATATCATCGAAGCACATCATGTAGCTTGTTTATTGTCCTTCGGTGCAGATGCAGTTTATCCTTCATTGACCATCAAAACCATTCAAAATATAGCTGTTGAAAAAGCACAAGAACCTAAGACAGCCATCAAAAATTATCTCAAAGCTATAGACAGTGGTTTACTGAAAATCATGTCGAAACTCGGTATTTCTACTGTCAATTCATACAAAGCAGCCCAAACATTCGAAGCGCTAGGTATTCATAAAGAAGTGATGGATATTTGTTTTAAAGGTGCTGTAAGTAGAATAGGTGGTATGACTTTCGACATGCTCGCCAAAGAACAATTGCACAAACATTTTATGGCTTTCAGCCTTGGAAAGGATTCCTTGACTGAATCTGGAAAATATCAGTGGAAACAGCGTGGTGAGTACCATCTTTTTAATCCTACATCTGTCCATTTATTGCAACATGCTACCAAAACAAACAATTATGCTACCTTTAAAAAATACACTGCCGAAGTCAATGATCAATCCACTCGAGCATGCACATTAAGGAGTTTGTTTGAATTTAAAGCCGGAAATTCGATACCGATAGACGAAGTAGAACCGATAGAAAATATCATGCGTCGCTTTGCGACAGGTGCCATGTCTTTTGGGTCTATCTCGGAGGAAGCACACACCACATTAGCTATCGCCATGAATCGTATCGGTGGCAAAAGTAATAGTGGTGAAGGTGGCGAAGATGCACGCAGATACAAAAAACTTGCCAATGGCGACTCCACTCGCTCAGTCATCAAACAAGTAGCTTCGGGAAGATTTGGGGTCACAATCGAATATCTGAATAATGCGGACGAGATACAAATAAAAATGGCGCAAGGTGCCAAACCTGGCGAAGGTGGTCAGTTGCCCGGACACAAAGTAGATGCTAATATTGCACGCATCCGACACTCCACAGAAGGTGTAGGACTGATCTCTCCACCACCACATCATGATATTTATTCGATAGAAGATTTGGCCCAATTGATATTTGATCTCAAAAATGCCAATTCCAAAGCGCGTATCAGTGTCAAACTTGTAGCCAAAGCTGGTGTAGGTATCATCGCATCGGGTGTAGCCAAAGCCCATGCTGATCACATTCTGATATCAGGATTTGACGGTGGTACTGGTGCATCGCCTTTGAGTTCGATTATGCACGCAGGTATTCCATGGGAACTAGGACTGGCAGAAACCCATCAGACTTTAGTCAAAAACAAACTCCGTGATCGTGTCACCTTGCAAACGGATGGTCAAATCCGTACTGCAAAAGATATGGCGGTGGCTACGATGTTGGGAGCAGAAGAATGGGGAATAGCCACGGCAGCATTGGTAGTGAGTGGATGTATTCTGATGCGCAAATGTCATCTTAATACGTGTCCCGTAGGCATCGCCACACAAGACGAGACACTGAGAGCAAAATACGATGGTAAAGTCGAATATTTGGTCAATTATTTCACTTTCCTAGCGATGGAGATGAGAGAAATTATGGCCAATCTGGGCTTCTGTTCCGTAGATGAGATGGTCGGCAGATCGGATATGTTGACCTACGATGTTTCAGACAAATATTGGAAATACAGACAGTTGGATTTATCTCCGATTCTGTTTAGACCTGAAGCAGATGACGCACACAAGCCTTATAAATCCTTTCCTCAAGATCATGGTATAGACCAAGTATTGGACAGAAAACTGATCCAATATTCCGAACTGGCCATAGAAGATAAAGTAAAGATCAGCAGTGTATTTCAGATCACTAGTACTGATCGTTCTGTTGGCACGATGTTGTCTGGAAATATTGCCCAAAAATATGGTGCAGATGGGTTGCCAAATGGTTCTTTGGACTATCGATTTAAGGGATCAGCAGGTCAGAGTTTTGGTGCTTTTGGGATCAAAGGACTGCATTTTATTTTGGAAGGAGAAGCCAATGATTACTTTGGTAAAGGTTTGAGTGGTGCCACATTGATCATCACGCCAGATAGGGCGTTTAGTGGTGAGCCATCAGAAAATATCATCGTTGGTAATGTCGCATTATTTGGGGCCACATCAGGACAAGTATTTATCAAAGGTAGAGCAGGACAACGATTTGCTGTGCGTAATTCTGGTGCATCTGCCGTAGTAGAAGGTGTAGGAGATAATGCTTGCGAATATATGACGGGCGGTACTGTGATCATCCTTGGATCTGTGTGTAGGAATTTTGCAGCAGGTATGAGTGGCGGTATTGCGTATGTGTATGATCAAAAAGTCGAGTTGAACCAAGTACTCAATCGGGAGATGGTCATCTTGGATGCTATGTCAGAAACAGATTATTCCGTAGTGAAGGAACTATTGCGAGATCATTTCAGATATACAGGTTCTATGGCTGCCTTAGAGATTTTGAATGATTGGGAAGCAAGCAAAAAGCGTTTCAGCAAGGTCATGCCTATAGAGTACAAAGCCATATTGGAAAGAAAAAGTGTGGTCAAGGTCTATAATAAAGTTAATTAG
- a CDS encoding glutamate synthase subunit beta: MSDPKGFQKYQRAVPSTRSVAERLQDYKEIYQPTAPEMIKNQSARCMDCGVPFCHSGCPLGNLIPDFNDAVYREDWREAYQILSETNNFPEFTGRICPAPCEASCVLGINNQPVTIENIEKQIIEHAFAQGWVMANNYRVESGKHIAVIGSGPAGLAAAAQLHKAGHRVTVYERNEKAGGLLRYGIPDFKLEKWVVDRRIQVMEESGITFVCNAHVGHNRDIKEIEASHDAIVLCGGSTIPRDLNIEGREAIGVHFAMDFLEKSNKYIDKGMTAMPDIFVNGKNVIVIGGGDTGADCVGTSNRQGATSVTQIELLSKPGTSRTDKDLWPLWPMTLRTSSSHEEGCQREWSIQTKRFIKNETGQLTGLEIVEISWAFDTEKERYDFTEVAGSHRIIPCDIVFIAAGFLHPQKEGIIDQLGIELDNRGNVATQNYQTNLPHVFAAGDMRRGQSLVVWAISEGREAARAIDKYLMGVSKLEGKVVSDLVM; the protein is encoded by the coding sequence ATGTCCGATCCAAAAGGTTTTCAGAAATACCAAAGAGCAGTGCCTTCTACCCGAAGTGTAGCGGAGCGACTCCAAGATTATAAAGAAATCTATCAGCCGACAGCGCCTGAGATGATCAAAAATCAGTCGGCAAGATGTATGGATTGTGGTGTTCCTTTTTGTCATAGCGGTTGTCCGTTAGGCAATCTGATACCGGATTTTAATGATGCTGTTTATCGGGAAGATTGGAGGGAAGCGTATCAGATATTGTCAGAAACCAATAATTTCCCAGAATTTACGGGTAGAATTTGTCCTGCGCCATGTGAAGCATCGTGTGTATTAGGTATCAATAATCAACCTGTCACCATAGAAAATATAGAAAAACAAATCATAGAGCATGCATTTGCTCAAGGCTGGGTAATGGCCAATAATTACAGGGTAGAATCAGGCAAGCATATTGCCGTCATCGGATCGGGACCTGCAGGACTGGCAGCTGCAGCGCAACTCCATAAAGCAGGTCACCGAGTCACGGTGTATGAACGAAATGAAAAAGCAGGCGGATTATTGCGGTACGGAATCCCGGATTTCAAACTAGAAAAATGGGTGGTAGATCGCCGTATCCAAGTCATGGAAGAATCTGGAATCACTTTTGTTTGTAATGCCCATGTAGGGCACAATAGGGATATCAAAGAAATAGAAGCTAGTCACGATGCCATTGTATTGTGTGGTGGCAGTACCATCCCAAGAGACCTGAATATAGAAGGTAGAGAAGCCATTGGTGTACACTTTGCGATGGATTTCCTTGAAAAGTCCAATAAATATATCGATAAAGGTATGACTGCTATGCCAGACATCTTTGTTAATGGTAAAAATGTCATTGTCATCGGTGGTGGAGACACAGGCGCAGATTGTGTAGGCACATCCAATCGTCAAGGTGCAACATCGGTCACACAGATAGAGTTATTATCAAAACCAGGCACGAGCCGAACAGACAAAGATCTGTGGCCATTGTGGCCGATGACCTTACGTACTTCGAGTTCGCATGAAGAAGGTTGTCAGCGAGAATGGTCCATCCAAACCAAACGATTTATAAAAAACGAAACTGGCCAACTCACTGGCTTGGAAATTGTAGAAATATCATGGGCTTTTGATACTGAAAAAGAACGATATGACTTCACAGAAGTGGCAGGTAGCCACAGGATTATACCATGTGATATCGTATTTATAGCCGCAGGATTTCTACATCCGCAAAAAGAAGGCATCATCGATCAGCTTGGCATCGAGCTAGATAATCGTGGAAATGTAGCTACCCAAAACTACCAAACTAATCTTCCCCATGTCTTTGCCGCAGGAGATATGCGTAGAGGTCAGTCTCTCGTCGTGTGGGCCATTTCGGAAGGTAGGGAGGCAGCAAGAGCGATAGATAAATACCTGATGGGTGTTTCAAAATTGGAAGGGAAGGTGGTTAGTGATTTGGTGATGTAG